In Thermococcus thioreducens, a genomic segment contains:
- a CDS encoding protein translocase SEC61 complex subunit gamma, producing MVATTTEKLKSFFAESRRVLIVTRKPGMKEFKMAAKITGIGMILIGLIGLVIRLFGYLITGS from the coding sequence ATGGTGGCAACAACCACGGAAAAGCTTAAAAGCTTCTTCGCGGAGTCGCGGAGGGTTTTGATTGTTACGAGAAAGCCGGGTATGAAGGAGTTTAAGATGGCAGCGAAGATTACCGGCATCGGAATGATACTAATCGGCCTTATTGGCCTTGTGATCCGCCTGTTCGGCTACCTCATCACTGGCTCTTGA
- the ftsZ gene encoding cell division protein FtsZ: protein MLKLIEDAIERTSADLNKAPEAQVPQTDIDEELKRILEQIQAKIYVVGVGGAGCNTINRMMQVGIQGAKVIAINTDAQDLLKVRAHKKILIGKELTRGLGAGNNPKMGEEAAKENERDIRDALEGADMVFITCGLGGGTGTGAAPVVAEIAKKMGALTVSVVTLPFTVEGIRRIKNAEYGLEKLRKNSDTVIVIPNDKLMEVAPNLPIHMAFKVADEILVQAVKGITELITKPGLVNLDFNDVRAVMKDGGVAMIGIGESDSEKRALEAAQQALNSPLLDVDISGAKGALISISGSDVKLEEAQQIIELVTSKLDPEAQVIWGIQLDEELGKMIRILIVVTGVSSPYAVAEEETLYYPEESERKVIKLDLEEL, encoded by the coding sequence ATGCTGAAGCTGATTGAAGACGCTATCGAAAGAACCTCTGCCGACCTTAACAAGGCCCCTGAGGCCCAAGTTCCTCAGACCGACATCGATGAGGAGCTCAAGAGGATTCTTGAGCAGATACAGGCTAAGATTTATGTCGTTGGTGTCGGCGGTGCCGGCTGTAACACCATTAACAGGATGATGCAGGTTGGTATACAGGGCGCTAAGGTTATCGCCATCAACACCGATGCCCAAGACCTTCTCAAGGTTCGCGCTCACAAGAAGATACTCATCGGTAAGGAGCTCACCCGCGGTCTCGGAGCCGGGAACAACCCCAAGATGGGTGAGGAGGCCGCCAAGGAAAACGAGAGGGACATACGCGATGCCCTCGAAGGTGCTGACATGGTCTTCATCACCTGCGGTCTCGGAGGAGGAACCGGTACTGGTGCCGCTCCGGTGGTCGCTGAGATAGCCAAGAAAATGGGCGCCCTGACCGTCTCGGTGGTAACCCTCCCGTTCACCGTCGAGGGCATAAGGCGCATAAAGAACGCTGAATACGGCCTTGAGAAGCTTAGGAAGAACAGCGACACAGTCATAGTCATCCCGAACGACAAGCTCATGGAGGTCGCTCCCAACCTGCCGATCCATATGGCCTTCAAGGTCGCGGACGAGATACTCGTCCAGGCCGTCAAGGGCATCACCGAGCTCATCACCAAGCCAGGTCTCGTCAACCTCGACTTCAACGATGTTCGCGCCGTCATGAAGGACGGCGGCGTCGCCATGATCGGTATCGGCGAGAGCGACAGCGAGAAGAGAGCCTTAGAGGCCGCCCAGCAGGCCCTCAACAGCCCGCTCCTCGACGTTGACATAAGCGGTGCCAAGGGTGCCCTCATAAGCATCAGCGGAAGCGACGTCAAGCTTGAGGAGGCCCAGCAGATTATCGAGCTCGTCACGAGCAAGCTCGACCCTGAGGCACAGGTCATCTGGGGAATCCAGCTCGATGAGGAGCTCGGCAAGATGATAAGGATCCTCATAGTCGTCACCGGCGTCAGCTCACCCTACGCGGTGGCAGAAGAGGAGACCCTCTACTATCCGGAGGAGTCAGAGAGAAAAGTTATTAAGCTCGACCTTGAGGAGCTTTGA
- a CDS encoding D-aminoacyl-tRNA deacylase encodes MRVIMTTKIDLASMNIRDKLIGNFGFTETDKSFDGNPVYSNGDTLILTTNDEMIYYDGLDRAIEEQLGIRPEIIAFASRHSSKQRLPALTVHVTGNWGNAMYGGRDESLAIAQPSAMKLALMKMNELNDLGWTVCYEATHHGPSELEVPSFFIEIGSSEEEWVIDRAGEIIAETTVYVLENYRKAKFPVAIGIGGGHYAPKQTKRALETEVAFSHIAAKYAHPLGKELVLKAIERTAEKVEAIYVDWKGSKGETRQMARALAKELGLEFIRD; translated from the coding sequence ATGAGGGTGATAATGACTACCAAAATCGACCTTGCATCGATGAACATCAGGGACAAGCTGATCGGTAACTTCGGCTTCACCGAGACGGATAAATCATTCGATGGAAACCCGGTATACTCAAACGGGGACACGCTCATACTGACCACCAACGATGAGATGATATACTACGACGGCCTCGACAGGGCCATCGAGGAGCAGCTCGGCATTAGGCCAGAAATCATAGCCTTCGCCTCCAGGCACTCAAGCAAACAAAGACTGCCGGCACTCACCGTCCACGTGACCGGAAACTGGGGCAATGCCATGTACGGCGGGAGGGATGAGAGCCTCGCCATAGCCCAGCCAAGTGCGATGAAGCTCGCCCTCATGAAGATGAACGAGCTCAACGACCTCGGCTGGACGGTCTGCTACGAGGCAACCCATCACGGCCCGAGCGAGCTTGAAGTGCCGAGCTTTTTCATCGAGATTGGCTCCAGCGAGGAGGAGTGGGTGATCGACAGGGCCGGTGAGATAATAGCCGAGACGACAGTCTATGTGCTTGAGAACTACAGAAAAGCCAAGTTTCCGGTTGCTATTGGGATAGGCGGCGGGCACTACGCGCCCAAGCAGACGAAAAGGGCACTTGAGACGGAGGTAGCGTTCAGCCACATAGCGGCGAAGTACGCCCACCCGCTCGGGAAAGAGCTCGTGCTTAAGGCTATTGAAAGGACCGCGGAAAAGGTGGAGGCAATATACGTTGATTGGAAGGGGAGTAAAGGCGAAACACGGCAGATGGCTAGGGCTCTCGCCAAAGAACTGGGCTTGGAGTTCATACGGGACTGA